The window TTTAATGAAGCAATCTTATAATTGAGCATTATTTGAATATTACTTCCGCTGCATACTTGCATGTTACTAAAGtgattaaaaatagaatatagaatagactTTCGTAGCAAATATACAATATCTACGCTAATTTCAAGCTATTGCGCCGAAATTTTATGAAGTTTGCATAAAATAAATGGCAAAGATCTCTCTTGGAGCATGCATGATGCATCTATGATGAAATAATTTCCCTTGCGTCCGCAATCTACATTGATTAGAATAGTGTTGACAATTGCCACTTTGATCTATAGAGATACATTGAACAAAACATTTATATTATAAGAACTAAGATTAAGTTATCTAGCAATAGCTGATCCCAGTAAGAATATGAATAAATCACACAAACTGGTTCAAGTAAACTcattagataatatatatatatatatatatatatattttcatacGTTGTTGACATGTTTGTGTGTCCCATAATTTAGGTAGCATACTCTGCATGTTTCATGTTATTCTCCACCTAAGATTAAAAAAAGCTTTATCCTTTCAGTTTCACCAAAATTAATTAGTGCTGAACCCGAGACATTGTTCAttaatttctcttatttcttttattcatttaTATATTATGGTTGCTTAATTTTCTTAGAAAACTTTGCTTAAAGtgaaataacaaaaattttatatatccATAAAAAAATCAGCAatcaaattagttattttatatttgtatataaatatataaatttaattttaatatactgtcagtttaaagtagttttacacgtatatttaattatgtaatgtcacatcagtaaaaataattaccTTTCACGACCTTgtgaatggtcatccaaaagaACGAATGTGATTGCATGAACTGTGTAAAACGTTTTACACTActagtgcattaaaattaaactcatatatattatttaatttattttaatatatattttatattttaatatattctatACTGATGGTTAAGTGTATATACATACACATTTACGTAGCATGGTCGGTGAAATAGCTGCCAAACCACACAAGTCAATTAAGCATTTCTCCTTGGATTCAGGGTATCTgaaattaatctttaaaaaagtCAAATGCATTGATTTTGATCAGGATTTTGCCTACTGGCTAATGTTTGATTTTAACTTCTACAAATAAAATACAAGTCCATCAACATTGCTAAATAGTTAAATATTATTATGGTTttcacccttttttttttgtttttttttttttggggggggggggtctAGATGAAGATTACAATCACAATGAAGATTGAAGAGACTAAGAAAAGCCAAACCAGTAGAAACTAGAAAGCAAATTATATATATCCAAGatgagaattaaaaaataaataaaaataaaataaaatttccagTTTCATGTACTTTTTTTTGTCACATCACTGTTGAAAATGTATTTATCAAAATCAGTTCaacactcaaaaaaaaaaaaaaaaaaacaaaaaaagtaacaGCTCTATTGATTACTCATTCTTCCAAGCATACAAAATGAGAGAGAATCCAAGACCTTGCAACTGTGAATCCTTAAACTGTTGACAATAAGCCCAAGTTAATGCatcttcatgatgatgatgatgatgatgatgacagtGATGATCTTCAGAAGAAGAAACAGATTGAGATTGAGTTTGGAACATGAACACAGCATTCCCCATAGAATTCCCAAAGAGCCAATTATGCACATCCCAGAACACTTCCACTGGAACCCCATCAACCAAAATTGTATGATTCCCTCTGAATTTCCATTTCAACCTCTTCACCTGAATCACAATCTTGCTATCAATTCTTATCACAAGACAAGGATCACTACTAATACTATTATTACTGTTGGTATTAAATGTGTCACATTCAATTGTCACATTGTGCAATGGACCCTTGTCACAAAATTGAGCCTTTGCTCCATAACATTTCTTACCAAAAACATGTTCCCTCTTTGCAATAAAAATTGCACCAGAAGATTGATGAAGATTGTAGGAAATTTCATCATCACCATTATTATGATGATCAAATAGTT is drawn from Arachis hypogaea cultivar Tifrunner chromosome 12, arahy.Tifrunner.gnm2.J5K5, whole genome shotgun sequence and contains these coding sequences:
- the LOC112726891 gene encoding uncharacterized protein; the protein is MREFPSCFGENGVQVADSSSSLGSTTTTRSAQNVTCVYQCKLQESSSICFITVTWTKTLMGQGLSVGIDDLFSNHCLCKFDIKPWLFSRRKGSKNFDVKSNKVDIFWDLSSAKFGSGPEPLEGYYLAIMFNHVMVLLLGDLKKDACKKLFDHHNNGDDEISYNLHQSSGAIFIAKREHVFGKKCYGAKAQFCDKGPLHNVTIECDTFNTNSNNSISSDPCLVIRIDSKIVIQVKRLKWKFRGNHTILVDGVPVEVFWDVHNWLFGNSMGNAVFMFQTQSQSVSSSEDHHCHHHHHHHHEDALTWAYCQQFKDSQLQGLGFSLILYAWKNE